One Halobacterium wangiae genomic window, GCTCGTGCGTGGCGAGGGCGAACTCGCGCAACTCGTCGCGGGCGAACTCGACGTCGACCGGATGGACTACCTCGTGCGGGACGCCCACCACACCGGCGTCCCCTACGGCACCATCGACACGGGTCGGCTGGTGCGAGAGCTGACGTTCATCGACGGCGACCTGGTGCTCGACGAGGGGAACGTCCAGACCGCCGAGAGCCTGCTGCTGGCGCGCGCGCTGATGAACCCCACCGTCTACAGCCACCACGTCGCGCGCATCAGCAAGTCGATGCTCCGGCGGGCCACCGAGACGCTCCTGGACACCAGCGAGATTTCTGCCGCTGAACTCCGCCGGATGGACGACTACGAACTCGCAGTGGCGCTGCGGACCCACGCGGAGACCGCCGAGTTCGGCCGCAGGCTCGCCGACCGCGACCTGTTCAAGCGCGCGGTGTGGGCGGAGATGGGCGACGTCGACGCCGACGTCATCGGTGCGGACCACGACGACGTCCGGGCGTTCGAGGCGGACATCGCGGCCGACGCCGGCGTGGCTCCCGAGAACGTCGTCCTCGACGTGCAGGGCCAGCCGTCGATGCGGGAGTCGACGACCGGTGTGCTCGTCAACGGGGAGGTGCGCCGTCTCGACGAGCAGTCGACGCTCGTGCGCGCCCTCCAGGTCGCCCAGCGCGAGCAGTGGCGACTCGGCGTCTACGCGCCGGCCGACAGCGTCGAGAGCGTCGGCCAGGCCGCCGAGCGCGTCCTCGGCCTGAAGACGGACGGGGCGCTCATCAGCGAGGTGAACACCCCCGGTCGGTACGCCTCGCTGGAGGAGTTCGAGTAAGCTTCACGGTGGCGGCCCGACAGTGACACGTATGGAACTCTCTGGGACGGTCCTCTGGGGGGAGGACTACGAACCAGTACAGGGGACGCTCGTCGTCGACGACGGCGAGATCGTCCGCCTCGACGAGGAGCGAACGGACTCGACGGACATCGTGTTGCCGGCGTTCGTGAACGCCCACACCCACATCGGCGACTCCATCGCGAAGGAGGCGGGTCGCGGCCTCACGCTGGAGGAACTGGTCGCGCCGCCGGACGGCCTCAAACACCGGCTGCTCCGCGAGGCCGACCGCTCGGAACTCGTCGAAGCGATGCGCCGGAGCCTCCAGTTCATGGCGGAGACGGGTACCGCGGCGACCCTCGAGTTCAGGGAGGGTGGTCTGGAGGGCGTCCACGCGATCCGCGAGGCGGCGAAGGGCGTGGGCGTCGAACCGTTCGTGTTCGGTCGCGGCGACCCGGCGGTCGTCGACGCCGCGGACGGCTACGGCGCGAGCGGCGCGGCGGACGGGGAGTTCGGGCGCGAGCGCAACGCCGCGCGGACCGCTGGCAAACCGTTCGCCATCCACGCGGGCGAGGTGGACGCCACCGACATCAACCCCGCGCTGGACCTCGACCCGGACATGCTCGTCCACATGGTGCACGCCGAACAGTTGCACCTCGACCGCGTCGAGGACAACGGCATCCCCGTGGCAGTCTGCCCGCGCTCGAACCTCGTGACGGACGTCGGCCTGCCGCCGGTCCGCGAGCTGCTCGACCGCACGACGGTGGCGCTGGGCACTGACAACGTGATGACGAACAGTCCGTCGATGTTCCGGGAGATGGAGTTCGTCGCGAAGTGCTGCGACGTGGAGGCGCCCGAAGTGCTGGAGATGGCGACGCGGGCGGGCGCGTCGGTGGTCGACGGGAACTACGGCGTCGTCAAGGCCGGCCGGGAGGCCCGCCTGCTGGTGCTCGACGGCGACTCGCACAACCTCGCCGGCGCCCGCGACGTGGTCCGCGCGGTGGTGCGGCGCGC contains:
- a CDS encoding amidohydrolase family protein gives rise to the protein MELSGTVLWGEDYEPVQGTLVVDDGEIVRLDEERTDSTDIVLPAFVNAHTHIGDSIAKEAGRGLTLEELVAPPDGLKHRLLREADRSELVEAMRRSLQFMAETGTAATLEFREGGLEGVHAIREAAKGVGVEPFVFGRGDPAVVDAADGYGASGAADGEFGRERNAARTAGKPFAIHAGEVDATDINPALDLDPDMLVHMVHAEQLHLDRVEDNGIPVAVCPRSNLVTDVGLPPVRELLDRTTVALGTDNVMTNSPSMFREMEFVAKCCDVEAPEVLEMATRAGASVVDGNYGVVKAGREARLLVLDGDSHNLAGARDVVRAVVRRAGSSDVERVVLP
- a CDS encoding HD domain-containing protein, which gives rise to MTTIKDSVHDHIEVTGVAADLVDTPPVQRLRRIKQLGTVHLVYPSANHTRFEHSLGVYHLADRALDHVEIGGVQAERVRAAAILHDVGHSPYSHNVEGVLERRTGKRHDDVDDLLTDGRVAEVLESHGLDPANIASLVRGEGELAQLVAGELDVDRMDYLVRDAHHTGVPYGTIDTGRLVRELTFIDGDLVLDEGNVQTAESLLLARALMNPTVYSHHVARISKSMLRRATETLLDTSEISAAELRRMDDYELAVALRTHAETAEFGRRLADRDLFKRAVWAEMGDVDADVIGADHDDVRAFEADIAADAGVAPENVVLDVQGQPSMRESTTGVLVNGEVRRLDEQSTLVRALQVAQREQWRLGVYAPADSVESVGQAAERVLGLKTDGALISEVNTPGRYASLEEFE